The Streptomyces phaeolivaceus genome has a window encoding:
- the sbnB gene encoding 2,3-diaminopropionate biosynthesis protein SbnB: protein MTEVPGFAVISGAQVRQALRGREREVVELVEAAYLLHGNGDTGDTVNPPSYFLRFPGRPSSRIIALPASLGGKYQVDGLKWVSSFPENTASGLPRASAVLILNDHATGYPFACLEASIISATRTAASAALAADRLSDARRGAPRPTRVGFLGTGLIARYIHTFLVATGFAFEEVGVYDLAAESATGFRGYLERSGADGRVTVHDSAEDVIRASDLVVFATIAGEPHIHEPKWFAHHPLVLHVSLRDLAPEVLLASANFVDDVEHCLKANTSPHLTEQLTGARDFLDGTLHDVLTGRATVPADRPVIFSPFGLGVLDLAVGGHVHDEVARSGGLRIVDDFFHELRRHG, encoded by the coding sequence ATGACCGAGGTTCCGGGTTTCGCCGTGATCTCCGGTGCCCAGGTGCGGCAGGCCCTGCGGGGCCGGGAACGGGAGGTCGTCGAACTGGTCGAGGCCGCCTATCTGCTGCACGGGAACGGGGACACCGGCGACACGGTCAACCCGCCGTCGTACTTCCTCCGTTTCCCCGGCCGTCCGTCCTCGCGGATCATCGCGCTGCCCGCCTCTCTGGGCGGCAAGTACCAGGTGGACGGGTTGAAGTGGGTCTCCAGCTTCCCGGAGAACACCGCGAGCGGGCTGCCGCGCGCCTCCGCCGTGCTGATCCTCAACGATCACGCCACCGGGTATCCGTTCGCGTGTCTGGAGGCCTCCATCATCAGCGCCACGCGGACCGCCGCGTCGGCGGCGCTGGCGGCCGACCGGCTGAGCGACGCGCGCCGGGGGGCGCCGCGTCCGACCCGGGTCGGCTTCCTCGGCACGGGTCTGATCGCCCGGTACATCCACACCTTCCTCGTGGCGACGGGCTTCGCGTTCGAGGAGGTGGGGGTGTACGACCTGGCCGCGGAGAGCGCGACCGGGTTCCGGGGGTATCTGGAGCGGTCCGGGGCGGACGGGCGGGTGACGGTGCACGACAGCGCCGAGGACGTGATCCGGGCGAGCGACCTGGTGGTCTTCGCGACGATCGCGGGCGAGCCGCACATCCATGAACCGAAGTGGTTCGCCCATCATCCGCTGGTGCTGCACGTGTCGCTGCGCGATCTCGCGCCCGAGGTGCTGCTCGCGTCGGCGAACTTCGTCGACGACGTCGAGCACTGCCTCAAGGCGAACACGTCACCGCACCTGACCGAACAGCTCACCGGCGCACGGGACTTCCTCGACGGAACGCTCCATGACGTCCTCACCGGCCGGGCGACCGTGCCGGCGGACCGTCCGGTGATCTTCTCGCCCTTCGGCCTCGGGGTCCTGGACCTCGCGGTCGGCGGTCATGTTCACGATGAAGTGGCCCGCTCCGGCGGACTGCGGATCGTGGACGACTTCTTCCACGAGCTGCGCCGCCACGGCTGA
- a CDS encoding acyl-CoA dehydrogenase family protein codes for MAASTHEVTNQPPPLVDYDVFTADEVLTEAVDRHLAPEVLEEARDDLAGFGRTAGSAQVREWGRLANENPPRLRAYDRYGNRVDEVEFHPSWHRLLGKGVSAGLTAAWTRPGGHVRRAAAFVVWTQVEAGNGCPLSMTHAAVPALRTDPVLAAEWEPRLTSPLYDWDLRPADQKAGVLFGMGMTEKQGGSDVRANTTAARPLAEDGTYELTGHKWFCSAPMSDGFLVLARAPGGLTCFLVPRVLADGSRNVFRIERLKDKLGNRSNASAEVEFDGTWARRVGDEGRGVRTIIGMVAATRLDCALGAASLMRQAVAQAAHHCAYREAFGGPLIDKPLMRNVLADLALESEAATTLAMRVAAAYDAVDAAGPDTENERSFLRLAVPIAKYWITKRCTPLVVEASECLGGNGYVEESGMPRLVREAPLNSLWEGAGNIQALDVLRALGREPGALDAYLREVGRARGADHRLDAAIKGLLTELADLDGIEARARRLVERLALVLQGALLVRYAPPAVADAFCASRLGGEGGSAFGTLPHTLDLASIVERARPVA; via the coding sequence ATGGCAGCCAGCACCCATGAAGTGACCAATCAGCCTCCGCCCCTGGTGGACTACGACGTCTTCACCGCCGACGAGGTGCTGACGGAGGCGGTCGACCGGCATCTGGCGCCGGAGGTGCTGGAGGAGGCGCGGGACGACCTGGCGGGGTTCGGGCGTACGGCGGGCTCCGCGCAGGTGCGGGAGTGGGGGCGGCTGGCGAACGAGAACCCGCCGAGGCTGCGGGCGTACGACCGGTACGGGAACCGGGTGGACGAGGTCGAGTTCCATCCGTCGTGGCACCGGCTGCTCGGCAAGGGGGTCTCGGCGGGGCTGACGGCGGCCTGGACCCGGCCCGGCGGGCATGTGCGGCGGGCGGCGGCGTTCGTCGTGTGGACCCAGGTCGAGGCGGGCAACGGCTGCCCGCTGTCCATGACCCACGCGGCGGTGCCCGCGCTGCGCACGGACCCGGTGCTCGCCGCCGAGTGGGAGCCCCGGCTCACCTCGCCGCTCTACGACTGGGACCTGCGGCCCGCCGACCAGAAGGCCGGGGTGCTGTTCGGGATGGGCATGACCGAGAAGCAGGGCGGCAGCGACGTCCGCGCCAACACCACCGCCGCACGGCCGCTGGCCGAGGACGGGACGTACGAGCTGACGGGCCACAAGTGGTTCTGCTCGGCGCCGATGTCGGACGGGTTCCTGGTGCTGGCGCGGGCGCCGGGCGGGCTGACGTGCTTCCTGGTGCCGCGGGTGCTGGCCGACGGGTCACGGAACGTGTTCCGTATCGAGCGGCTGAAGGACAAGCTGGGCAACCGGTCGAACGCCTCCGCCGAGGTCGAGTTCGACGGGACGTGGGCGCGCCGGGTCGGGGACGAGGGGCGGGGGGTGCGCACGATCATCGGGATGGTGGCGGCCACCCGGCTGGACTGCGCGCTGGGCGCGGCCTCGCTGATGCGGCAGGCGGTGGCGCAGGCCGCGCACCACTGCGCGTACCGGGAGGCGTTCGGCGGGCCGCTGATCGACAAACCGCTGATGCGCAACGTTCTGGCCGATCTGGCGCTGGAGTCGGAGGCGGCGACGACGCTGGCGATGCGGGTGGCCGCGGCCTACGACGCCGTGGACGCGGCCGGGCCGGATACCGAGAACGAACGTTCGTTCCTGCGGCTGGCGGTGCCGATCGCCAAGTACTGGATCACCAAGCGCTGTACCCCGCTCGTGGTCGAGGCCTCCGAGTGCCTCGGCGGCAACGGCTACGTCGAGGAGTCCGGTATGCCCCGGCTGGTGCGCGAGGCGCCTCTCAACTCCCTCTGGGAGGGCGCCGGGAACATCCAGGCGCTGGATGTGCTGCGCGCCCTGGGCCGTGAACCGGGGGCCCTGGACGCCTACTTGCGGGAGGTCGGCCGGGCGCGCGGCGCCGACCACCGGCTCGACGCCGCGATCAAGGGCCTGCTGACCGAACTCGCCGATCTGGACGGCATCGAGGCCCGCGCACGTCGGCTCGTGGAACGGCTCGCCCTCGTGCTGCAGGGCGCGCTGCTCGTGCGGTACGCGCCCCCGGCGGTCGCGGACGCGTTCTGCGCCTCCCGGCTGGGCGGCGAGGGGGGCTCGGCCTTCGGCACCCTGCCGCACACCCTGGATCTGGCGTCGATCGTGGAACGGGCGCGTCCGGTGGCTTGA
- a CDS encoding TauD/TfdA family dioxygenase yields the protein MSFLSRRRAAGRHRKETATVPSPSTPLPLPDIETAPGSPPLLTVSPGEPAAHWAAGQRDALRAVVAEHGSVLVRGLGLRNAAEVGAVFHGLADTLMTEKEAFAPRRTYADGVYSSTAWPSNQPMCMHHELSYTLEFPGLLLFACLEAAGRGGATGVADAEAVLAALPRELTERFERDGWLLTRSYNDEIGASVAEAFGTDDRTVVEAYCRAHSLAFAWRPDGSLHTRQRRAAVLRHPVTGRRCWFNQIAFLNEWTMDPEVHEYLVDMYGPDGLPFNTRHGDGEPIGAEVVETLNQVYAAHTVRTPWRPGDLLLVDNIRCAHSREPFEGPREVLVGLADPVRPTHHSMQHSDAKDEVSFT from the coding sequence ATGAGCTTTCTGAGCCGTCGCCGCGCGGCGGGACGCCACCGGAAGGAGACGGCGACCGTGCCATCGCCTTCGACTCCCCTGCCGCTGCCGGACATTGAGACAGCGCCCGGTAGTCCGCCGCTCCTCACCGTCTCCCCCGGCGAACCCGCCGCCCACTGGGCCGCCGGGCAGCGGGACGCGCTGCGGGCCGTCGTCGCCGAGCACGGCTCGGTGCTCGTCCGGGGGCTGGGGCTGCGGAACGCGGCCGAAGTCGGCGCGGTCTTCCACGGGTTGGCGGACACGCTGATGACCGAGAAGGAGGCCTTCGCGCCCCGGCGGACGTACGCGGACGGGGTGTACTCGTCGACGGCCTGGCCGTCGAACCAACCGATGTGCATGCACCACGAGTTGAGCTACACGCTGGAGTTCCCCGGCCTGCTGCTCTTCGCCTGCCTGGAGGCCGCCGGGCGGGGCGGGGCCACCGGGGTCGCCGACGCGGAGGCCGTACTCGCGGCGCTGCCGAGGGAGTTGACCGAACGGTTCGAGCGGGACGGCTGGCTGCTCACCCGCTCCTACAACGACGAGATCGGGGCGTCGGTGGCCGAGGCGTTCGGCACCGACGACCGGACCGTCGTCGAGGCGTACTGCCGGGCGCACTCCCTCGCGTTCGCCTGGCGGCCCGACGGGTCCCTGCACACCCGGCAGCGGCGGGCCGCCGTGCTCCGGCACCCGGTGACCGGCCGGCGCTGCTGGTTCAACCAGATCGCGTTCCTCAACGAATGGACCATGGACCCCGAGGTCCACGAGTACCTGGTGGACATGTACGGGCCCGACGGGCTGCCCTTCAACACCCGGCACGGCGACGGCGAACCGATCGGCGCCGAGGTCGTCGAGACCCTCAACCAGGTCTACGCGGCGCACACCGTCCGCACCCCGTGGCGGCCGGGTGACCTGCTCCTCGTCGACAACATCCGCTGCGCGCACAGCCGGGAGCCCTTCGAGGGGCCGCGCGAGGTGCTGGTGGGCCTGGCGGACCCCGTGCGGCCGACGCACCACTCCATGCAGCACTCCGACGCGAAGGACGAGGTGAGCTTCACATGA
- a CDS encoding helix-turn-helix domain-containing protein, with amino-acid sequence MEVTRLTATDAARAARVLGEVRASTLDGRPSKPAPRPAIRESWGRMLQSGIDPDHDFRADLLGRDEVERRRQTSRLRHVLPVLREGLLSLADTAQHIMMVADADARVLWREGSTAVLRKADGHGLGIGADWREETVGTNGVGTPLVSRRAVQVFSAEHFVRALHPWTCTGAPITDPRDGRLLGAVDISGPLETLHPSTLALVDSVAKLAQARLRDLHLTSLEQLRAVAAPVLARLGGRAVAVDRDGWTAAVTGMPYTSRVALPKSLSPGRCWLPALGLCTVEPLPAGWLIRPTAEPAPAPTATHITLDVSHPRRWTVTVAGCAGSWTHELTPRHAELLYLLALHRAGRSASALADDMFGDPARTVTVRAEMSRVRRYLGAFLDHRPYRFTERADVEVLLPETPLDLLPHSVAPGVIRTRGSTPSAPTWAERPPGHERERSNP; translated from the coding sequence ATGGAAGTCACGCGGCTCACCGCCACGGACGCCGCCCGAGCGGCCCGGGTCCTCGGCGAGGTCCGCGCCTCCACCCTCGACGGCCGGCCCTCGAAACCCGCCCCGCGCCCGGCGATCCGCGAGTCCTGGGGCCGCATGCTGCAGAGCGGTATCGACCCCGACCACGACTTCCGGGCCGACCTCCTCGGCCGCGACGAGGTCGAGCGGCGCCGCCAGACCTCACGGCTGCGCCATGTCCTGCCGGTGCTGCGCGAGGGGCTGCTCTCCCTCGCCGACACCGCGCAGCACATCATGATGGTCGCGGACGCCGACGCCCGGGTGCTGTGGCGCGAGGGCAGTACGGCGGTGCTCCGCAAGGCCGACGGGCACGGTCTGGGGATCGGCGCGGACTGGCGCGAGGAGACCGTCGGCACGAACGGCGTCGGTACGCCCCTCGTCTCCCGCCGCGCCGTCCAGGTGTTCTCCGCCGAGCACTTCGTACGCGCCCTGCACCCCTGGACCTGCACCGGCGCCCCCATCACCGACCCGCGCGACGGGCGGCTGCTCGGCGCGGTCGACATCAGCGGCCCGCTGGAGACCCTGCACCCCTCCACCCTCGCCCTGGTCGACTCGGTCGCCAAACTCGCCCAGGCCCGGCTGCGGGACCTGCACCTCACCTCGCTCGAACAACTGCGCGCGGTGGCGGCGCCGGTGCTGGCCCGGCTCGGCGGGCGCGCGGTCGCCGTGGACCGGGACGGCTGGACGGCCGCGGTCACCGGCATGCCGTACACCAGCCGGGTCGCGCTGCCCAAGTCGCTCTCCCCCGGCCGCTGCTGGCTCCCCGCGCTCGGCCTGTGCACCGTCGAACCGCTGCCCGCGGGCTGGCTGATACGCCCCACCGCGGAGCCCGCGCCCGCCCCGACCGCCACCCACATCACCCTCGACGTCTCCCATCCGCGCCGCTGGACCGTCACCGTGGCCGGCTGCGCGGGCTCCTGGACCCATGAGCTGACGCCGCGCCACGCCGAACTCCTGTACCTCCTCGCCCTGCACCGGGCCGGGCGCAGCGCCTCCGCGCTCGCCGACGACATGTTCGGCGACCCCGCCCGCACCGTCACCGTCCGCGCCGAGATGTCCCGGGTACGCCGCTATCTCGGCGCCTTCCTCGACCACCGCCCGTACCGCTTCACCGAACGGGCCGACGTCGAAGTCCTCCTCCCCGAAACCCCGTTGGACCTGCTCCCGCACTCGGTGGCCCCGGGGGTGATCCGCACCCGGGGAAGCACACCCAGCGCCCCGACCTGGGCGGAGCGGCCCCCGGGGCACGAGAGAGAGCGGTCGAACCCTTGA
- a CDS encoding non-ribosomal peptide synthetase: MELSDAGDTARTYWHEVLTAGGRTAIPRWSAEPAKGVAAYETALPEGVLTAADGTAALLAAHAKVLAALSGESEVVTGWLEDGRLLPCRLTAEPGDTWRALLERTHRTAAALLTHAGFPVDALRHELGLEEPPFETVLDTGGGDGDLDEDVVLRIGLVHRDDGPALRLRYRTDVLDEDGAARIAGYHVTALTLLAAEPDAGHGRRSLVGDDELRFQLDGLAGPHRELPDRRVHELFEQRVVAHPDAVAAVQGDRRWTYRELNSRANQLSRALLVRGLGREGVVAVVTERNLDWMAAVLAVFKAGGAYLPVEPHFPAERVARMLTRAGCELVLTERGGTATLDAALATLPGTQRLLVEDAYDEAHPDSDLGMEIGPDRLAYIYFTSGSTGEPKGAMCEHGGMLNHLHAKLDDLDIGEGDVVAQTAPQCFDISLWQLLAAPLVGGRTLLVEQDVILDVERFVDRIADGRANVVQVVPSYLEAVLAHLERHPRELPALRRVSVTGEALKKELAERWFATEPGIPLVNAYGLTETSDDTNHEVMDRTPEGGRVPLGRPVRNVRVYVVDERLSLVPLGAPGEIVFSGVCVGRGYVNDPERTARAFTTDPYRPGERLYRSGDHGRWRPDGKLEFLGRRDTQVKVRGFRIEIGEVENALLKVAGVRDGAVVVAWGTRLVAFHSGRPLAAEELRDRLAASLPAYMVPSVFHHRESLPLTANGKIDRRTLTALAERLDAGDFESGEPPVTPTERRLAEVWAEVLGVPRARIGRHDHFFDRGGTSLSAVKLAIALERAVSPRDVNGHPVLAELAGLIDTRAAGARNVSGTPRSAAGTVGRASS, from the coding sequence ATGGAACTGTCGGATGCGGGCGACACCGCCCGGACGTACTGGCACGAGGTGCTCACCGCCGGGGGGCGGACCGCGATACCGCGGTGGAGCGCCGAACCGGCGAAAGGGGTCGCCGCCTACGAAACAGCCCTCCCGGAAGGGGTGTTGACCGCCGCGGACGGTACGGCTGCGCTGCTCGCCGCGCACGCCAAGGTGCTCGCCGCGCTGTCGGGGGAGAGCGAGGTCGTCACCGGCTGGCTGGAGGACGGCCGTCTGCTGCCCTGCCGGCTCACCGCCGAGCCCGGCGACACCTGGCGGGCACTCCTTGAGCGCACCCACCGGACCGCCGCCGCGCTGCTGACGCACGCCGGGTTCCCGGTCGACGCCCTGCGGCACGAACTCGGCCTGGAGGAACCGCCGTTCGAGACCGTGCTCGACACCGGCGGGGGCGACGGCGACCTCGACGAGGACGTGGTCCTGCGCATCGGGCTGGTGCACCGCGACGACGGTCCGGCGCTGCGGCTGCGGTACCGCACGGATGTGCTCGACGAGGACGGCGCGGCCCGGATCGCCGGGTACCACGTCACCGCGCTCACCCTGCTGGCCGCCGAACCGGACGCCGGGCACGGGCGGCGGAGTCTGGTCGGCGACGACGAACTCCGGTTCCAGCTGGACGGGTTGGCCGGACCCCACCGCGAACTGCCCGACCGCCGGGTGCACGAGCTGTTCGAACAGCGGGTCGTGGCCCACCCGGACGCGGTCGCGGCCGTCCAGGGCGACCGGCGCTGGACGTATCGCGAACTCAACTCCCGCGCCAACCAGCTCAGTCGGGCCCTGCTGGTCCGGGGTCTCGGCCGTGAGGGCGTCGTCGCCGTGGTGACGGAACGGAACCTGGACTGGATGGCGGCCGTCCTCGCGGTGTTCAAGGCGGGCGGCGCCTATCTGCCCGTCGAGCCGCACTTCCCCGCCGAGCGCGTCGCCCGCATGCTCACCCGCGCCGGCTGCGAGCTGGTGCTCACCGAACGGGGCGGCACCGCCACCCTGGACGCGGCCCTGGCCACACTGCCCGGGACACAGCGGCTGCTGGTGGAGGACGCGTACGACGAGGCCCATCCGGACTCCGACCTCGGTATGGAGATCGGGCCGGACCGGCTGGCGTACATCTACTTCACCTCCGGTTCCACGGGCGAGCCCAAGGGCGCGATGTGCGAGCACGGCGGGATGCTCAACCATCTGCACGCCAAGCTCGACGACCTCGACATCGGCGAGGGGGACGTGGTCGCGCAGACCGCGCCCCAGTGCTTCGACATCTCCCTGTGGCAGCTGCTGGCCGCGCCGCTGGTCGGCGGGCGGACCCTCCTTGTGGAGCAGGACGTGATCCTGGACGTCGAGCGGTTCGTCGACCGGATCGCCGACGGCCGGGCGAACGTGGTCCAGGTGGTGCCGTCGTACCTCGAAGCGGTCCTCGCCCATCTGGAGCGGCACCCCCGTGAACTGCCCGCGCTGCGCCGGGTGTCGGTCACCGGGGAGGCGCTGAAGAAGGAGCTGGCGGAGCGCTGGTTCGCCACCGAGCCGGGGATACCGCTGGTCAACGCCTACGGGCTGACCGAGACCTCGGACGACACCAACCACGAGGTGATGGACCGGACCCCGGAGGGCGGCCGGGTGCCACTGGGCCGTCCCGTCCGCAACGTCCGGGTGTACGTCGTCGACGAGCGGCTCTCCCTGGTGCCGCTGGGCGCGCCGGGGGAGATCGTCTTCTCCGGGGTGTGTGTCGGACGGGGGTACGTCAACGATCCCGAGCGCACCGCGCGGGCGTTCACCACCGACCCGTACCGGCCCGGTGAACGGCTCTACCGCAGCGGGGACCACGGGCGCTGGCGGCCCGACGGCAAGCTGGAGTTCCTGGGCCGCCGGGACACCCAGGTCAAGGTGCGGGGCTTCCGTATCGAGATCGGCGAGGTGGAGAACGCGCTGCTCAAGGTGGCGGGCGTCCGGGACGGCGCGGTGGTGGTCGCCTGGGGGACACGGCTGGTCGCGTTCCACTCGGGCCGGCCGCTCGCGGCCGAGGAGCTGCGGGACCGGCTGGCGGCCTCGCTGCCGGCGTACATGGTGCCGTCGGTGTTCCACCATCGGGAGAGTCTGCCGCTGACCGCCAACGGCAAGATCGACCGGCGGACGCTGACCGCGCTGGCCGAGCGGCTGGACGCCGGGGACTTCGAGTCGGGGGAACCGCCGGTCACCCCGACCGAGCGGCGGCTGGCCGAGGTGTGGGCCGAGGTGCTCGGGGTGCCACGGGCCCGGATCGGCCGGCACGACCACTTCTTCGACCGGGGCGGCACCTCGCTGTCGGCGGTGAAGCTGGCGATCGCCCTGGAGCGGGCGGTGTCCCCCAGGGACGTCAACGGGCATCCGGTCCTGGCCGAGCTGGCCGGACTGATCGACACCAGGGCGGCCGGTGCGCGGAACGTCTCCGGGACACCGCGCTCCGCCGCCGGGACCGTGGGGAGGGCGTCGTCATGA
- the sbnA gene encoding 2,3-diaminopropionate biosynthesis protein SbnA, producing MPVISVPTDFNEEELYVDLRQVVGHKLFLKCEGFNFAGSIKLKAASEMVRAAEREGRLRPGSTLVESSSGNLGVALSMIAASRGYRFLCVTDSRCNPQTRRMIEALGSRVHVISEPDPLGGFLGARISYVRALCATDPTYVWLDQYTNEANWQAHYRTTAPAVARQFPRLDVLFVGVGTSGTLMGCAQWFWERRRRVRIVAVDSVGSVAFGGAPGRRMIPGLGTSVTPALLDASYVDDVVRVEEIDTVRACHRMARRGFLFGGSTGTVVSGAAEWLARNGTPDTTAVAISPDLGERYLDTVYRPGWPLEQYGEAVLDPDGEFGTGELGTGELAAPV from the coding sequence GTGCCAGTCATATCCGTTCCCACGGACTTCAACGAGGAGGAGCTGTACGTCGATCTGCGTCAGGTCGTCGGACACAAGCTCTTCCTGAAGTGCGAGGGGTTCAACTTCGCCGGTTCGATCAAGCTCAAGGCCGCGTCCGAGATGGTGCGGGCAGCCGAACGGGAGGGACGTCTCCGGCCGGGCTCGACGCTCGTCGAGTCGTCGTCCGGCAATCTGGGCGTCGCGCTGAGCATGATCGCGGCGAGCCGGGGCTACCGGTTTCTGTGCGTGACCGATTCCCGGTGCAATCCGCAGACCCGGCGCATGATCGAGGCGCTGGGCAGCCGGGTGCACGTCATCTCCGAGCCGGACCCGCTCGGCGGCTTTCTGGGGGCGCGGATCTCGTACGTCCGCGCGCTGTGCGCCACCGACCCGACCTACGTATGGCTCGACCAGTACACCAATGAGGCGAACTGGCAGGCGCACTACCGCACCACCGCGCCCGCCGTCGCCCGGCAGTTCCCGCGCCTCGACGTGCTGTTCGTCGGGGTCGGCACCTCCGGGACGCTGATGGGGTGCGCCCAGTGGTTCTGGGAGCGGCGGCGCCGGGTGCGGATCGTCGCCGTGGACAGCGTCGGGTCGGTGGCGTTCGGCGGGGCGCCGGGCCGCCGGATGATCCCGGGGCTCGGCACCAGCGTGACCCCGGCGCTGCTCGACGCGTCCTATGTGGACGACGTCGTGCGGGTGGAGGAGATCGACACCGTACGGGCCTGTCATCGCATGGCCCGGCGCGGCTTCCTCTTCGGGGGCTCCACCGGCACGGTCGTCAGCGGCGCGGCCGAGTGGCTGGCGCGCAACGGCACGCCCGACACCACGGCGGTGGCGATCTCCCCGGACCTCGGGGAGCGCTATCTCGACACCGTCTACCGGCCGGGCTGGCCGCTGGAGCAGTACGGGGAGGCGGTACTCGACCCGGATGGGGAGTTCGGGACGGGCGAACTGGGGACGGGCGAACTCGCGGCGCCCGTCTGA
- a CDS encoding putative leader peptide, which yields MSGTGIALVSRRHVDLGRMSSAICPVS from the coding sequence ATGTCTGGAACTGGAATTGCCTTGGTGAGTCGGCGCCATGTCGACCTCGGCCGCATGTCCAGCGCCATCTGTCCGGTGAGCTGA
- a CDS encoding GNAT family N-acetyltransferase, with protein sequence MSTSPVTTWSLEQTSPGDLLPAAAPEGDDIRVVRAEVPSPEFSRFLYASVGGDIRWIDRLSWPYERWQEHLGRPGVESWVAYDRGTPAGYVELEPQDDGVVEIVYFGLIPAFRGRRIGGHLLSYGAARAWDLAERWPELPPTKRVWLHTCTRDGEHAMANYQRRGFTLFDTKVTEETDAPAPGPWPGATVPTP encoded by the coding sequence ATGAGCACCAGCCCCGTCACCACCTGGTCCCTGGAGCAGACCTCGCCCGGCGATCTGCTTCCCGCCGCCGCGCCCGAGGGCGACGACATCCGTGTCGTGCGCGCCGAGGTCCCCTCCCCCGAGTTCAGCCGCTTCCTGTACGCCTCCGTCGGCGGCGACATCCGCTGGATCGACCGGCTGTCGTGGCCGTACGAGCGGTGGCAGGAGCACCTGGGCCGGCCGGGGGTGGAGAGCTGGGTCGCCTACGACCGGGGGACGCCCGCCGGCTATGTGGAGCTGGAGCCGCAGGACGACGGGGTGGTGGAGATCGTGTACTTCGGGCTGATCCCGGCGTTCCGCGGCCGGCGCATCGGCGGGCATCTGCTGTCGTACGGCGCGGCCCGCGCCTGGGACCTCGCCGAGCGGTGGCCGGAGCTGCCGCCGACCAAGCGGGTCTGGCTGCACACCTGTACCCGGGACGGCGAGCACGCGATGGCCAACTACCAGCGGCGGGGCTTCACCCTGTTCGACACCAAGGTGACCGAGGAGACCGACGCCCCGGCGCCGGGGCCCTGGCCCGGCGCGACCGTTCCCACACCATGA